A segment of the Polyangiaceae bacterium genome:
ATCCCAATCCACGCGATCTTCACGCCTAAGCTCGAAGCACAAGTCGGGCCTCTTGGACTTCTTCGTTCCGTCATGATTCACGACCTCGACACGTCTTACTTTGCCAAAGAAGATCTTGTCGAAGCCGTCGACCTCACCTCGGTTCAGGACTTCATTATTCAATACGTTCTCGAGTTTCACGGTGATATCGACTTCTGACGCTGGCTGAAGTACGAAACCTTCCTGGCGCATGATGTCGAATGCCCGGGTGATCGCTTGATGCGCGATGAGCACCCACCGGGTTCCAATGCGGTCGTGAGGCACCTTGTAGGTGCGCCCGCGCTGCGTGAAAAAGCCGGCGTTCATTGGTCGCCCCCAAGAGGAAAACATTTCTCTAGCTGCTCATGCGCGATATGCAATGCGCAAAGCCGCGCGCGGCTGCGGGTCCAGAATCGGCGCTTGTTGATGAGCCCCATCATGAGCCCGCCTTCGGGTAGGGGCATCACCACCCGACTGGCCGAGGTCTTCGTCGCTTCCGCCATGATATCAGCAATGAGCGTCGGCGATGGTGTCCAAGAATCGCCGTCCAGCAGTAAGGTCACGAAGCGCCACGGCTGTTGTACCCGTTTGCCTTCAATGGGTGGTACTACCGCTGCTCTTACCCTTTGGCCGGCCACTCTGAAAAATGGCTGCAAAGATTTCTCCAATGTGCTCGCAAACGTCTTTACCTCGTCCGTTGGGGTGGGTTGTGCAGCGCGCTTACGCACCACCCGATATGGGCCATTAAACTTGACCGTGTCTTCCACGACTTGCTGTTCGGCTTTGGTCAAGCCGAACAATTTGCAAACAAAGGTATCAATCGCATCCCAGTCTTTCGTACTATGCGTATCTAGCGCGTCGGCAAGCTCCACGGCTCTCTTGCGGTCGGCTTCGGATAGTTCCTCAAGAATGGGGAATGGGAATGCGTCGATGTCCTTCTTGTCGATGATACGCCTCCGCGCTCCGATCTGAGCACTGAACATATATGTGAAGTGCTGGAAAAGCGAGCTGTGTGCGAACAAGTGAAGGAGGGCGATCAGCATGTCGCTTTCGCTATGATTTGATGCTGAATAGCCAAAATAATTCTTCGAAAATGCGATATTGCGCCCGCATAGGCGTACGGATTTCGTCGATTCACGCGTCTCGCCTGGTGCACGGCGAAATAGCGTCAAGGGGTGATAAAAGTTCTCTATCTTGCGAGTATTGTTGGGTCGGCGGTCACCATAAAGGTTTCGATATGTTGGATAACATTTGGTGGAGAATAACCCAGGATCCTCATCATTGAATACCTCAAGCTCAAGCAACCACTCAGGCGCAGCGGTCGCTTTTAGCGGCTTGATGTCGAGACCGCGATTGCTGGGGAGTTTACCGTCCTTCTGCCCCCAGATATGGCTGATCGACTGCCGCTTCGCTGCAATGACCATTTTTTCCATCACCTGTGCATCCAGCGTCGTGCCAATCGCTAGGGCCTTGCACAGCCAGCCGTATTCGATGACCTTCTTGACCGGTACAGTGTAGGCTGATTGGAAGTCGAGGCGAAACTTCCCATTTCTTGCTAATTCGTCTTCGCGCACCGGCGTGATAATATGAAATGCATGCTCCTCGAGAGCTGGCTTTTCGTTACGTGCCCACATGAGAATCCAGGGCATTTTCATGCCGGGCCAGACGGGAGTTTCCTCCAAATCCGATCCATTCAATATTCCCGTGACGGACACCGCTTGCATCAGTGCGTTTCTTGCTTTCGCAATTGGGCCCGAAGGAGAGAGAATCAAACGCGCATCCAGTGCGAACCCCATGATCCCATCAGGTGTTAGCCACTCCATGGCGCGCCACAGAAATGGCAAATCCGGCACGCCGCCTGGATTCTTATATCCCTTGGCCAATTTTTCAAGTTTGCGGTCCTTCAGAACACGTCGGGCGATTCGCGTTCCAGCGCTATCAATCGTGGACTTGCCGTCGTCCTTTAATCGCGTCCATGGCGGATTACCGACGACTACATGAAAATAATTGTTGAAATCGGTGTCGCCAAGGCTTCCCAGCACAAAACCGCTTGGCTTCTTGTCGTCACCCTTGGGCTGCTTCTCTCGCTTCTTCTTGTCCTGTTCCCTTTTTTCCTCGTCCGTACGCTTGTCGAAAAGCACCAAATCCTTGAGCGCCTTGCCCGCATGGTGCTCTGAAGGAGGACGGGTAATCTCGTTGAGTTCGATGACAGTGATGTAGAGCGCGAGTGCCGCCAGGCGCAAAGCAGACTCGCTAATGTCAAATCCGCGAACTTGCTGATGCAAAATAGCTTGAATGACCGCCTTGTTGGGACGTCGGGCATTGCCACGGAGCCGCTCTATGTCGTGCTCCCAGCGGAGGCGCACGAGCTCTCGTAGTGCAAGCACCAAGAAAACTCCTGCTCCGCAGGAGGGGTCCAAAATGCGGGCATTATGCGGCGCATCTACACCCGCTAGGGCCTGCTCCACAAGCAGCTTGGCCAATGCTCGCGGCGTGTAATGCACACTACGATCGCGCGAACCATGCGGATCCACTTTATGACTGAAATCCTCGTAGACTTGACTGAGCACTCCGATGGGAATATGGCGGAAGTTCAGGTCATCCCAATCAATAGGCAAAGTCAATTGCGTTTCTGATCTTATCTGCTTCCAGCCGCGCAGGATGGCTTCAAGATGACGAAATACTAGATTTTCGCTTCTGGCTCCCGCATCCGCATACGCTTCTTCGTATGCCTTTTGTCGTTGCGTTGGCGAAGTCGCCTGGTTCAAGGTATTTACCAAGGGAAGCAAATCGCCATTGAATGTTTGATCGAGCCACGTGGACGTCTGCGCTGCGCGCTCTGGCGTCGAAAAAACAGCTTTCAAATCGTGAGGCTTGGGGCCTGCTAATGCAGCAGGGCAGATCTCCTGAAGATCGTCAGCTTCGACGATGCGGCGATCAATCAAGAAACGAAAGAACAACGCTCGGCCGGTCATCGACAGAACATCCATTCCGTCGAGCTCACGCGTCTCGACCAAATCTTCGACCGCAAGTTCGAGCAGCTCTTGAATCCTTCTGAA
Coding sequences within it:
- a CDS encoding N-6 DNA methylase yields the protein MPTVLTNDAPLADLVRAYGCADIVPLTTSRVNSPNQIPYLDLLAKHVRDTAALLPVAVAEFQGRPVMYFLDGRTGEPDSTGRLELQHRLANRGDHAVLAVVRPGDLTLHPLNLNRELLNKHGLGRTIRAADANAPFIFHSIATGSFKLKGQPEDVDPVFRRIQELLELAVEDLVETRELDGMDVLSMTGRALFFRFLIDRRIVEADDLQEICPAALAGPKPHDLKAVFSTPERAAQTSTWLDQTFNGDLLPLVNTLNQATSPTQRQKAYEEAYADAGARSENLVFRHLEAILRGWKQIRSETQLTLPIDWDDLNFRHIPIGVLSQVYEDFSHKVDPHGSRDRSVHYTPRALAKLLVEQALAGVDAPHNARILDPSCGAGVFLVLALRELVRLRWEHDIERLRGNARRPNKAVIQAILHQQVRGFDISESALRLAALALYITVIELNEITRPPSEHHAGKALKDLVLFDKRTDEEKREQDKKKREKQPKGDDKKPSGFVLGSLGDTDFNNYFHVVVGNPPWTRLKDDGKSTIDSAGTRIARRVLKDRKLEKLAKGYKNPGGVPDLPFLWRAMEWLTPDGIMGFALDARLILSPSGPIAKARNALMQAVSVTGILNGSDLEETPVWPGMKMPWILMWARNEKPALEEHAFHIITPVREDELARNGKFRLDFQSAYTVPVKKVIEYGWLCKALAIGTTLDAQVMEKMVIAAKRQSISHIWGQKDGKLPSNRGLDIKPLKATAAPEWLLELEVFNDEDPGLFSTKCYPTYRNLYGDRRPNNTRKIENFYHPLTLFRRAPGETRESTKSVRLCGRNIAFSKNYFGYSASNHSESDMLIALLHLFAHSSLFQHFTYMFSAQIGARRRIIDKKDIDAFPFPILEELSEADRKRAVELADALDTHSTKDWDAIDTFVCKLFGLTKAEQQVVEDTVKFNGPYRVVRKRAAQPTPTDEVKTFASTLEKSLQPFFRVAGQRVRAAVVPPIEGKRVQQPWRFVTLLLDGDSWTPSPTLIADIMAEATKTSASRVVMPLPEGGLMMGLINKRRFWTRSRARLCALHIAHEQLEKCFPLGGDQ